From the genome of Thiovibrio frasassiensis:
CTTCCACACCGCCAACGCCTTTTGATAGACCTCGGAGCGGGAGAGATCCAGATCCTTGGCAATATTGGCCACCGCGTCTTTCAGGCTCACCCCGTCCTGCGCCCGATACCAGCGCAGCAGATCGTCCAGGTTGTCCGGCCGTTGCGTCCCGGTGGCGCGCAGCCCTTCGATGAGCACCACGAATTCCCCCTTGATGGACTCCCGTCCCTTGAAGTCGGCCAAAAGATCGCTCAGGGGTGCCGAGACAATCTCTTCATGTATCTTGGTGAGCTCCCGGCCGATCAGCGCCCGCCGTTCGCCCAGCTCCCCCAGGCAATCACCCAGCGAGGCGGTGATCCGCCGGGGCGACTCGTAAAAAACTATGGGGTGCACTTCATTTTTGAGCCCCCGCAGGAGTTTGCGCCGCTCACTCCCCTTGGAGGGCAGAAAGGCGAGAAAGAGATGCGACGGCTCGGTCAGACCGGCCACGCTGAGGATGGTCGCCAGGGCCGAAACCCCGGGAATCGGCACCACACTCACCCCCTGCTCGTGGGCGCTCTTCACCAGGATCCCACCCGGATCGGAGATCCCTGGGGTGCCGGCATCGGAAACCAGGGCCACCTGCGCCCCGGAAAGCAAACGGGCCACAATCTCCTGGGAGCGGCTCGCCTCGTTTTCCTTGTAGTAGCTGAGCAGCGGGGTATGGATATCGAAATGGGTGAGGAGCTTTCTGGTGTGCCGGGTGTCCTCGGCGGCGATCAGATCCACCTCTTTGAGGATGCGCAGGGCGCGGAGGGTAATATCCTCCAGGTTGCCGATGGGGGTGGCCACCACAAACAGGGTGCCGCCTTTGCTTGGGCTCGCCGCCTTGGCTTGGGGTTCTTTTCCTTTGACCTGCTTCATACCTGCATGGCCTCCACCGGGACAAGGAGAGAAAAACCGGTGCTCCCGGGACTGGACTTGTGGGAAAGTTCGCCGCCGCAGCGGCTGATGAGCTTTTTCGCCAGATACAAGCCAAGACCGAGATGGCCTTCCTTGGTGGAAAAAAACGGCTCGTAGCAATGCGCCGCCGCCTCGCTGCCCAGCCCCGGACCGTTGTCCGTAACCCGAATCCCGACTCCCTCGCCTTCGAGAAATGACTCAACCACGATCTCCGCATCCTCCTGCCCCTGCACCGCTTCCAGAGCATTACTGAGGAGAATATGGATGATCTGGTGCAACTCCAGCTGAAACCGCGCTAATGCAGGGAGCGGTTCAGCCAGGTTCAAAGTCTTGCGCACCTTATGCTTAAAAACCGAATCGGCAGACATAAACTCCACCTCGGTTGCGATAACCGAATTCACCGTATAGGCAACACCGCCGGGCAGCGGCAGGAAATCAGGGAGGATCTGGGTCCGCTGCAGGATCTGCTGGCTCTGCACCACCTTCTCCTGCATCTGGCTCAGGGCATCCGCCCTGCGGGTGAGGAGATCGTGCAGGCTGTCCAGCTCCGGGCTTGCCCCGGCCTGGCGCATCTGCGCCAGCACCGCCATGGCCTTATCGAGCATCATGGCGGAAAGATCCGTGTGCAGGGAAAAAACCTGGATGATCCCGCCGAGGTTATGGATAATCCCGCGGAACATCCGCCCCACCGCGGCATCCTGACTCTGCGCCAGATACGCCTCTTCCCATTTATCAGCCTGCATTACCCCTCCGATGCGCAAAAAGATAGAGGCCCGAACACCCAGCCTCTGCTACAGCTTAACCGGAATGGGGGCAAAAAATCCAGGGTATTGTAGGGCACGCACAAAAACTGGTAACCACCCGCCCCTACCCTCTGGCGGAACAATGGTGTACAATAAATGCAGTAATTCCTCCTTGCCCAAACCGTGCCCAGCCGAGGAACCCAGATGCTCCTGCTCGATGTTCCCTTTCTGCCCGACCCGCGCTATGTGCAATTCCTTGGTGAGTTCCAGGCTTCGCTCCACTCCGTCCATTTCAGCCTATATTTAGACGACATCCCCGACGGCCGCCACCGCACCGGACTCCAACCGACCATTGCCGAACTGGCCGAGGCCCTGGCCCAACTGCCAGCCCCAAAAAAATACGCGCTCCTGAACAGCCGCTTCCACCACCCCTCCCTCTACAGCGACAAGGAGGGCCTGCACCGGATCATCACCGGGCTGGACACCCTGCTTACCGCCGGCACCCTCCACGGCATCACCATTGTCGATTTCTACCTGCTGCAAGCCCTTTCCGATGCCAGCCCCCAGGTCTGCGCCCAGCTCGAAGCGGTGCCGGGGGTCAACTGCATGCTGGATTCCTTTGCAAAGATTCAGGCCACCCTCAACGCCATCGGCAACACCGGCTTCAAGCCGCCCACCAAACTCAATCTCGACCGCAGCCTCAACCGGGACCCCGCCGCGCTCAAGTCAATCTCCCAAGCCTGCCGCCAACACTACCCGCAGGTCAAGCTGACCCTGCTGGCCAACGAGGGATGCCTGGACCGCTGCCCCTTCAAGCTGAGCCACGACGCCCAGATCGCCTTTGCCAATACCGTGACGATGCACAACCAAACCCACAGCCTCAACCGGGAACTCGGCTGCATCCGGGAACTCACCGCCCAGCCGGCGGAGCTGTTCAAGTCGCCCTTTATCCGGCCCGAGGATCTGCATCGTTATGAGGGGATGGTGGAGGTGATCAAGCTCTGCGGCAGAACCCTGGGGCCCGGTTTTCTGCAACGGGTGGTGCGGGGGTATGCGGAGCGGAGCTATGCGGGAAATCTGCTGGATCTGATGGATACCATGGAGTGGCTGGCCAAGCGGCTCTATGTGGCCAATGAGGAGTTGCCTGGGGATTTTTGGAGCAGGCTTACGGGTTGCGACAAGAACTGCCAGGTCTGTTTGTACTGCCGGGAGCTGCTGGAGAAGAGAGGTAGGCCGTTAGCCTTTAGGATTGATGATCTGCGGCAAGGAAAAATTGGGGAGTGTCCCTAGTTTCCTAGTTTCTTCTGTGGTCAATGAGGAATTGCCTGCGGATTTTTTGACCAGACTAAGTAGTTGCGACAAAAACTGCCGCGCCTGCTCATACTGCCGTGAGCTTCTGGACAAGACCGCTACCCCCTTACCTTTTCAGCTTGAGGACCTGCGGCAATGAAAAAATAGGGGAAGCTTTGGTAGGTTGGGTAGAGGAACGAAACCCAACATTTACGAATATTGACCAAAACACCATCATGATCTGTTTGCCGACCAAAACCGTTGGGTTTCGAAGGTTATTCCGGGGACATAATACTAATTACGGCTTACGCTTGGGAGGAATAAGTATTATGTCCCCGGATATATCCGGAGCTGCTGGAGAAGAGTGGTCGGCCCTTAGATTTTAGGCTTGAAGATCTGCGGCAAGGAAAAATTGGGGAGTGTCCCTAGTTTCCTCTAATTTCTTTATTTTTACCGTCCTATTTTGCACGGGTTCGTCTTAAACGGTTCTCTTAGAGTATTCTTCCCGCCAATCTTTCAGTGCAGTCATGTCGGCCAATAACTCGTCTGGATTCGGCAGTTCTACAGGCGCTTCTGCTGGTTGGGAATGTTCAAATCCTGAATATTTAGTCATCAGTGAATCTATAAAATTACAATCTGTTTCTCCAAGCTTTGGCAGATCCTTTAGTTTGAGGGTATGGACAGGTCGCTGAAATCTTTGCACAACCCCACACAACAAATCATTCTCAATAGATCTTTCCAATATTATTCTAAAATCGCTGCACATGGACTTTAGCAAAATTTCAACATGTTCAAACTCTCCATTGTCGTTTGCTTTCTTTGCCCCCTGATACCGCTGGCTCATAAGAGCGTTCAAGGCAGATTTAATGTCACTCTGCGACAAAGGAATTGGCGCTGGTTCCCCGGTTCCCCAGTCAGCAGAACGAATGCTTACGACATCGGGCTTTATGGATTTCTTCTCGGCAAAATGTTTTATAGTTCCAAGCAAGGAGAGGCGGTGAGTAAAAATGATGATCTGCTTATTATGGGACAGTTCTATCAATCTTTTAACCACAGCCTCTTCATAACTTTGATCCAACGAGGATATTGGATCATCAAAAATGAATGGGGCTTGGCTGCTCTTGCCAGTCACGTCAGCTAAGAACGCCCCAATTGAAACTATACGACTTTCCCCTTCACTAAGAACATCCGCGAGCGCATTCTGAGCGGCACCTCGAAGCTGAAGTTTATGAAGAACGCGGCCTTTTGAAACCTTTGTCTTTACAAGCTCGACCTTGACGTGTGACGCTCCGAGGTTTTTTAGTTCGGTGTTGAATCTTTTTACAAAGGCGTCAGTGATCAATGCTTCCGCCAGCTCGCCCTTCTTCTGCGACAGAGATTTTGTGTTGGTAGACTTCTTCGCCACCTGGATCTGGCTCAGGACCTTTAGTCGGCTGATTTCTTCCTCAATGGATGCACGATGTTCGGACAACCACTTTTTAGCCAATAGACTGTCCCGTTTCTTTTTGATTTGATCACGATTGTCATTTTTTGCATCTTCTTCGTATTTCGCGGCAAGATCTCCCAGATTTTTCGAATGGGTATTTATTTCTTCAATCCATTTTGGTTTTTGTGGAGCGGTAGGAATAGCCTCCTCGGAATCAATTCCAGGCAGTTGATCTTTTCTGCTTTGTAATTGAGAAAAGAATTTTGTTACCTGGCTAGAGATTTCATCTTGCTGAATGCCTGCTGCATCTATTCTTGTTTTCAAAGACTCAGGATTGGGTATATCCCCTACGGTTTTGGTAGCGGTCTCATATTCCTTTGCCGCGTCTATTGCGGCTTGTTGCATCTCACCTTTTATAAAATTTTCGAAAGAGGTTAGTCGATCCTTTGATTCCAGGGAGAGGGTTTGGTGACAAAGGACACAACGTGAGCCATCAGACACGAAGGGATATTCGAGTTCTTTATAGGCCGTCGACGTGGAGTATTTCCTCGCTGCCTCCCAAAGTTCTTTCCAAACATCGGAGCCAATACCTTCTAATTGACTACCGGAAAATACTTTTTCCGCAGCAGTATCTGCTGCTTTCTTTTTAATGATCGACTTCTTTTTGGCCCCAATGATTCGACGACAATTTTCATCAGATAGTTGATCCAGATATTTTTGAGCATCCTGGACAAGAATATCTATATGCTGTTTCTGTTTTTTTAAGTGTTTTGCCTTTTCTGTTGGGTCTTGCTCAGCGAGTCGCTGCTGAAGAGTCTGTATCTCGGTTTCGTCCTTGCTTTCAAAAATGCAGTATTTATCGACGTCTTGTTGCTTGGTTTTGGCGCTTATGCTCTCATACCAAATACCTTCAGCGGTGATCTTTTTATCGGCGGGGATATTTGGTTTTTTGGACTGATGTTGATTTGACTCGGCCTCCAGGGCACTTGCAACCCTCTCGCACACTTCAATAAGCGAACTAAAAAAAGATAATACCGGTGGTTCGTAACTTGCTTCATCTTCACTGCTTACAAAGACCCGCCCAAAGGAGGTGTCAAAAATATCAACGCTACTGAGGTCATCACAGATGCCTTTCCCTGACCAGTGATGACACTTTTTGGTGCCATTTAGTTCAAATGTAATACTGGCTTTTTGTTCGGTGGAAACAGACTTATAAATATTGGGATGGAGTTCTCCAAGAGCACGTGCGCCGCAAACGTGCTTGAGGAGCCTGACATAACCAGACTTTCCAGATCCGTTGTAGCCGTAGACTACGGTTATATTTCCTTTACCAAATTCTAGTGGTTTTTTGGGCGCAAGGGCGTTTACCCCTTCTACATCACTGATAGAACATAGTCGCAGTGTTCCCGATGCACCCTTGGAAAACGCGGAGGCAGAAAAAGAACAACTCTTTTTAGGTATCTTCCCGGCTGCTTCCTGTTGGCAAAGTATTGCGAGGTCAGATACATCCTTGGCTGTAAGTTCATTTTTTCCAAGGAGTAAAGTTGCAGCGACCTGAAGCCATTGAGGACGTTCAGAAAACCATTTGGTTAAATTTTCCAATAAGTCAGGCATAGGTTAATCCATTTCTTAACATGTGAAATCCTATCTATGCTAATTTTATTGAACATTGAGTTTGATGGGCGTGCGGTTGCGAGCCTCCCTCTCGAATTTCGAGTTAGCACTTATTTTGCGTTTGCGTCTATATCTGTCATCAACCACTGTTTCTCGCCGGCATCCGGATTGAGCCTAAACGTTCCTAATTGGCATTTAAGGCCGTGGCGCTCGAAGGACTTGACCAGCTGACGTAGATGCGAATCATGAAACGGACTCCGATCAAATACACTATTGAGCTGGCGAGCAATGTGCGTAAGCTCTATTGTAGGGACTGTAAATGACCAGCCATCTTCCGTTGGCGATTCGTTTCGTATTCCAAGACATTGATCCCCTCTCCTCCATACAAGTACAGTGGCAGCCGGGTCGGGTCCGCTCTTCCAAGTTCGGACGGTTCCCCACGCAGAGCTCAATAACCCGATTTCCTCCAGCAACGTGAACTGGGGTCTGGTTATTCCCGCACCAACGTAAAAATCCTCCCATTCATCTTCTTTTGAACCAATGGCAAATTCAGTCGATTTTCTCTTGAAATTCACAAGAGGCTCGTCCATGCTAAACACACAATCCCCCCCTAGCGAATAGTTACACAACACGTGAAATATCGACGCTTCCTCGCTAGACAAACTTCTTGTCAGTTCTAGTGCTCTCATTGAAAATGAACCTGGGCGCGACACCTCCCCGCTCAGCAGCCGCCCCCATAAACGCTGCATTTCTTCATTCGATACGTCTTCTGCATAACTAAAAAATCGAGCGATCCAGTCTGAATCAACAGATTGCTCTGATACTTCATTTGGCATTGTTTTTTTTGCTTCAGAGACAACTGCACACAAATTTCGGTGTCGCTTTGCTTCTCTATACTCAACTCTTACCGCGATTTGAGATCCGGTTGTGGCAAGGTCGGCGGAGGCCACCAACAGATTGGCTTTTTCAAGTGTCGCTTGGGCATCTACCAAGGCTTTTGCATCGCGCCGGATCAGCCAAGGACGAGCTATTGCGCCAATTCCTTCGGCGCACACCTCGATCAATTTTCTGAGGGGTTCTGAAAGACCCGCAGCGTCCTTTATATCCATAATTTTCTCAACAGGATTTCAAAAGCAAAAAAAGGGGACGGAGCCCGATTTTCCGGAGTACAAAATATCAGGCTCCATCCCCTATTTTGCATTAGGTTCGACACTCACATTGCTGCTTCAGCCGCTTGTTTCACCGGAGCCGCCACTTCGCTGCCAAGCTTTTTCTTCTGCCGATTCGCCGTCGCCAACCGCCGTTTGGCTTTACCTGCTTCCTCACCCTCCAAAACGTCGCGTTTGAGCACCAAGTTCTGCAAAGATGCCAAAATCTGCTCTTCGGTTATCTTCACGCCCTTGCCGATACCCATCAGTTGACGGCGGATGGCAGCCACTACTGGCTCGGTCATGAGCGTTGCCGCAACCATGTGCTTGCTGGTCAACTGGCATTCCTCATGGAATGTGGCTATGGCTGATTTGCTCACTCCCTCCTTGCTGATCAGAAAAAAGAAGTCGGTGAGCATTGGCAGTTTGGTCGTATCTGAAAAACTGAAATCAAAAGCTACTTCGGTTTTTATCGGCTTTCCGAAGATCACCCGATGGGCCTGCCAGTGGTCGCCATTGGTAAGCATGACCCACTCTATACCCTCGCTGGCCGCGTAGCCGATGGCCTGGCGCAGATGCGCTTCCTTAAGCGGAATATTGATAGCCTTAACCTCTATCAAAAAAGTAGGCTTGTCATCCCCTGTCTTGATAGCCAAGTCGCAATATGTGCCACGGATCACATACTCGCTGGTGATCTCGGTGTACTTGTCATATCCGCAGATAGTGGAAAGCATATCCACCACGATAGTCACGGTGTCTGACTCGTTTACGTCTCGCGCCTTGGCTCCCTCGATGACCTTTGCAAAAGCTTTGATGCCCGCCTTAATTCGGTCCTCAGCCCTTTTTGGTATAGTCGCCATCATCCCCCTCTCCTGTGTGCTTTTCTGAAAAAACTAGAAAGAAACGAGGGCACTTCCCAGTTTCTTTCACCTTCAGGTTTAATCTCGGAGCCAATCCATAGTTTCAGAAATTTCCCACCGTGACCTGCCGATGCAGTAAAACAAATCACCCTATCAACCCCTAGCAACAAACACAACACCGAAAAAATACGGGGCTAAGTACGGGGCGGCAATAAATATCTCAATTCATCACGACACCCTCCGCCGAAAATCGCCCCTCTCTACCTCATTCTTTTTCCCGATAAATCCCAACCACTTATTTCGTTATTACCTATTGGCCTTCCCCTCCTCCCTGCTGGTACATAGTTATCCTCAACTTTCACCCAAACGGAGGAATACCATGTTCAAAAGAATCGCATTATCCCTGGCCTTTACCCTGGTGGCTGCCGCACCCGCCCTGGCGACCAACTACATCACCCCGGCAAACCTCAAGAAGATGCTGGACGAAAAGCAGGAGGTGATCCTGGTGGATATCCAGCCTGCGGACCAGTTCGAGAAACACCATCTGCCGGGCTCCATCGAAACCAACGCCTTCCCCGCGAAAAGCGACGAGGAAAAAGCGCGTCTGGACAAGACCCTGCCCACCATCAACGCCAGCAAGGCGCCGGTGACGGTGCTCTGCCCCAGGGGCAAGAGCGGGGCGAAAAACAGCTACGACTACCTGCAGAGCAAGGGGGTGGATGAGAAGCGGCTTCAGATATTAGAGGGGGGAATTGCGGACTGGCCTTATAAGGAGATGTTTGTTACCGGGCGTTAAGAGCTGACAGGTGGACCTGACGAAAGCTGGAGTACAGAAAGCATAAGTGGTGCTGCTGAGTCTCGTTCTTCTGTTCATTTCTTTGCGTGCCCAAAGAAACGAACCAAAGAAAGGGCACCCTGTGTCTCTTGTCCCGCCAAAGGCGGGATACCCTGTGCTCCTCAAAACTGCCGGGGCTTTGCAAACTCGCTTCGCTCAGACAGTGCAAATCCCTTTTCGGCAGTTTTTCCGGTGCTCGGCGGCGGGCCAATGGGATTTTTACAACTGAAAGAATAAAGAAAGAGGGCATCCCAGTGGACTGCCCTCTTTTTTTTACCCACGTTCGTCTTCTTTTTTGGGCTGTAGCTTGATGTAAACGATGATAATCAGGGCGGAAAGCCCGAGCACCCCGTAGAGGATCTGGTGGGAGTAGGCGAAAATCAGATCCTGGTTGCTGCCGATGAAATAGCCGAGCCAGGAAAGCACCGTCACCCAGATCCCGGCGCCCAACAGGGTGTAGAGGGAAAACTTCAGGTGGTTCATGCCGGAGAGTCCGGCGGGCAGAGAAATGAGGTGGCGCACCACCGGCAGGAGGCGGCCGATGAAGGTCGAGATTTCCCCGTGCCGCAGGAAAAAGGTCTCCACCTTGGCAAACTTCTCCTCGGTGATCCAGACATACTTGCCGTACTTGATCAGCAGCGGCCTGCCCAGATACTGGGAGGCGAAATAATTGAGGTAGGCGCCAAAGAGGCTGCCGAAGGTGCCGCAGAGAATAACGGCCCACATCTCCATCTTCCCCGCCTGCACGAGATAGCCGGCCGGCGGCATGACCAGCTCGCTGGGGATGGGAATCACCGAACTCTCCATGGCCATCAGGATAAAGATTCCCGGATAGCCCATGGCCCCGACCGTGGCCACAAGCCAGTTGATGATTTCGTGCATCGCGCGCTCCTTGCTTGGTTGATGGAGCGCTATTCTATACGGTTTGCACCAAAAAGACGACCCTTTATCGCGGGGGATTCACCCCCCGTAACACCCTTACCCCTCACTCCTGCCGGGCGGAATCGTTTTTGCAGAGCCCGGCAAAGATCTCGCGCAGCAGCCGCTCATCCAGCCTGGCCAGCAGCTCTTCTTCGTATTCATCCCGCTCCACTTCCGAAGTGCTCAAGGCCGCCTCTGGCCCTGGGGTTTCCGCCGCTCGCAGGGGGACGGGCTCGGAGTCGATCTCATCCTGATAGTCGCGGTTGTTTTCTATCCAGCGCTGACAGTCGTCGTGGCTGCCGATATAGGTGAAGATCAGCCGCCGCTCCCTTTTTAAGCCGATGAGCCTAAAGCCGCAGGAAAGATCGTACTTGCGGCAGTCGTTGAGGCGCAGCTCCCCGTGCCGGGTGCGCTTGCATTCCGCCTCCTCGTGCAGGGGATCGCGCTGCAGATCGGCGATGATCCGTTCGGCCCGGGCCGCCACGATCCGCTCGTTCTTGCCGGCCTTGGCCATGGCCACCAGCCGTTTGGCAAACTTGCGGGTTTGATGGATCTCCAGACAGACAATCTCCATGCTCATCTCCGGCAGCCGCAGCCTCGCGTCCGCCAATCCTCGGGGGGGTTCAGCACAGCAAACCGAAGCCCGCCAGCCATGGGCCGGGGGC
Proteins encoded in this window:
- a CDS encoding sensor histidine kinase, with translation MQADKWEEAYLAQSQDAAVGRMFRGIIHNLGGIIQVFSLHTDLSAMMLDKAMAVLAQMRQAGASPELDSLHDLLTRRADALSQMQEKVVQSQQILQRTQILPDFLPLPGGVAYTVNSVIATEVEFMSADSVFKHKVRKTLNLAEPLPALARFQLELHQIIHILLSNALEAVQGQEDAEIVVESFLEGEGVGIRVTDNGPGLGSEAAAHCYEPFFSTKEGHLGLGLYLAKKLISRCGGELSHKSSPGSTGFSLLVPVEAMQV
- a CDS encoding AAA family ATPase; this translates as MPDLLENLTKWFSERPQWLQVAATLLLGKNELTAKDVSDLAILCQQEAAGKIPKKSCSFSASAFSKGASGTLRLCSISDVEGVNALAPKKPLEFGKGNITVVYGYNGSGKSGYVRLLKHVCGARALGELHPNIYKSVSTEQKASITFELNGTKKCHHWSGKGICDDLSSVDIFDTSFGRVFVSSEDEASYEPPVLSFFSSLIEVCERVASALEAESNQHQSKKPNIPADKKITAEGIWYESISAKTKQQDVDKYCIFESKDETEIQTLQQRLAEQDPTEKAKHLKKQKQHIDILVQDAQKYLDQLSDENCRRIIGAKKKSIIKKKAADTAAEKVFSGSQLEGIGSDVWKELWEAARKYSTSTAYKELEYPFVSDGSRCVLCHQTLSLESKDRLTSFENFIKGEMQQAAIDAAKEYETATKTVGDIPNPESLKTRIDAAGIQQDEISSQVTKFFSQLQSRKDQLPGIDSEEAIPTAPQKPKWIEEINTHSKNLGDLAAKYEEDAKNDNRDQIKKKRDSLLAKKWLSEHRASIEEEISRLKVLSQIQVAKKSTNTKSLSQKKGELAEALITDAFVKRFNTELKNLGASHVKVELVKTKVSKGRVLHKLQLRGAAQNALADVLSEGESRIVSIGAFLADVTGKSSQAPFIFDDPISSLDQSYEEAVVKRLIELSHNKQIIIFTHRLSLLGTIKHFAEKKSIKPDVVSIRSADWGTGEPAPIPLSQSDIKSALNALMSQRYQGAKKANDNGEFEHVEILLKSMCSDFRIILERSIENDLLCGVVQRFQRPVHTLKLKDLPKLGETDCNFIDSLMTKYSGFEHSQPAEAPVELPNPDELLADMTALKDWREEYSKRTV
- a CDS encoding type I restriction enzyme HsdR N-terminal domain-containing protein; the encoded protein is MMATIPKRAEDRIKAGIKAFAKVIEGAKARDVNESDTVTIVVDMLSTICGYDKYTEITSEYVIRGTYCDLAIKTGDDKPTFLIEVKAINIPLKEAHLRQAIGYAASEGIEWVMLTNGDHWQAHRVIFGKPIKTEVAFDFSFSDTTKLPMLTDFFFLISKEGVSKSAIATFHEECQLTSKHMVAATLMTEPVVAAIRRQLMGIGKGVKITEEQILASLQNLVLKRDVLEGEEAGKAKRRLATANRQKKKLGSEVAAPVKQAAEAAM
- a CDS encoding DUF2806 domain-containing protein, yielding MDIKDAAGLSEPLRKLIEVCAEGIGAIARPWLIRRDAKALVDAQATLEKANLLVASADLATTGSQIAVRVEYREAKRHRNLCAVVSEAKKTMPNEVSEQSVDSDWIARFFSYAEDVSNEEMQRLWGRLLSGEVSRPGSFSMRALELTRSLSSEEASIFHVLCNYSLGGDCVFSMDEPLVNFKRKSTEFAIGSKEDEWEDFYVGAGITRPQFTLLEEIGLLSSAWGTVRTWKSGPDPAATVLVWRRGDQCLGIRNESPTEDGWSFTVPTIELTHIARQLNSVFDRSPFHDSHLRQLVKSFERHGLKCQLGTFRLNPDAGEKQWLMTDIDANAK
- a CDS encoding DedA family protein, with protein sequence MHEIINWLVATVGAMGYPGIFILMAMESSVIPIPSELVMPPAGYLVQAGKMEMWAVILCGTFGSLFGAYLNYFASQYLGRPLLIKYGKYVWITEEKFAKVETFFLRHGEISTFIGRLLPVVRHLISLPAGLSGMNHLKFSLYTLLGAGIWVTVLSWLGYFIGSNQDLIFAYSHQILYGVLGLSALIIIVYIKLQPKKEDERG
- the rsmI gene encoding 16S rRNA (cytidine(1402)-2'-O)-methyltransferase translates to MKQVKGKEPQAKAASPSKGGTLFVVATPIGNLEDITLRALRILKEVDLIAAEDTRHTRKLLTHFDIHTPLLSYYKENEASRSQEIVARLLSGAQVALVSDAGTPGISDPGGILVKSAHEQGVSVVPIPGVSALATILSVAGLTEPSHLFLAFLPSKGSERRKLLRGLKNEVHPIVFYESPRRITASLGDCLGELGERRALIGRELTKIHEEIVSAPLSDLLADFKGRESIKGEFVVLIEGLRATGTQRPDNLDDLLRWYRAQDGVSLKDAVANIAKDLDLSRSEVYQKALAVWKEQG
- a CDS encoding rhodanese-like domain-containing protein → MFKRIALSLAFTLVAAAPALATNYITPANLKKMLDEKQEVILVDIQPADQFEKHHLPGSIETNAFPAKSDEEKARLDKTLPTINASKAPVTVLCPRGKSGAKNSYDYLQSKGVDEKRLQILEGGIADWPYKEMFVTGR